One Tomitella gaofuii DNA segment encodes these proteins:
- the dapA gene encoding 4-hydroxy-tetrahydrodipicolinate synthase, whose product MSTASASRAAEARFGTVLTAMVTPFAADGTLDLKAGSRLARHLVDSGCDGLVLAGTTGESPTTTEAEKMQLLDVVLSEVGDQARVVAGAGSYDTAHSVELARDAASAGAHGLLVVTPYYSRPPQRGLYEHFMAVADATDLPIMLYDIPPRSVVPIESDTLRLLAEHPQILAVKDAKGDLNAGADLIANTPLSFYSGDDPLNLPWLAVGAVGMVSVIGHLAAGRLRDLHNAVRAGDLARAREINASLLPLVHAVSALGGVSASKAGLRLLGIDVGEPRLPQIPPTPPQIEALEADMRAAGVLA is encoded by the coding sequence ATGAGCACTGCTAGCGCGTCGCGCGCCGCCGAGGCCCGGTTCGGCACGGTTCTGACCGCCATGGTCACCCCCTTCGCCGCGGACGGCACGCTGGACCTCAAGGCGGGCTCACGGCTGGCGCGGCACCTCGTCGACAGCGGTTGCGACGGCCTCGTGCTGGCGGGGACCACGGGCGAGTCGCCCACCACCACGGAGGCCGAGAAGATGCAGCTGCTCGACGTGGTCCTGTCCGAGGTGGGGGACCAGGCGCGCGTCGTGGCGGGGGCCGGCAGCTACGACACCGCGCACAGCGTGGAGCTGGCCCGCGATGCGGCATCGGCCGGCGCGCACGGGCTGCTGGTGGTCACGCCGTACTACTCGCGGCCGCCGCAGCGCGGACTGTACGAACACTTCATGGCGGTGGCCGACGCCACCGACCTGCCGATCATGCTCTACGACATCCCGCCGCGGTCGGTCGTGCCCATCGAATCGGACACGCTCCGGCTGCTGGCGGAGCACCCGCAGATCCTCGCGGTCAAGGACGCCAAGGGCGATCTCAACGCGGGTGCCGACCTGATCGCGAACACGCCGCTGTCGTTCTATTCGGGCGACGACCCGCTCAACCTGCCCTGGCTGGCGGTGGGCGCGGTGGGGATGGTGAGCGTCATCGGGCATCTGGCGGCGGGCCGGCTGCGAGACCTGCACAACGCGGTGCGCGCGGGCGACCTGGCCCGCGCACGGGAGATCAACGCGTCATTGCTTCCGCTGGTGCACGCCGTGAGCGCCCTCGGCGGCGTATCGGCGTCCAAGGCGGGCCTGCGACTGCTGGGCATCGACGTGGGGGAGCCGCGTCTCCCTCAGATCCCCCCCACACCACCGCAAATCGAGGCATTGGAGGCGGATATGCGCGCAGCGGGGGTGCTGGCATGA
- the thyX gene encoding FAD-dependent thymidylate synthase, which translates to MPRTVPLSVQLISKTDFFAPAGVPWETDADGGEALAEFAGRACYETWDKPNPRTATNAGYLRHILEVGHLSVFEHASAGFYITGLSRSCTHELIRHRHFSFSQLSQRYVPEHDANVVPPPAIRDDPELEAIFLRATEASRAAYAELLDALEERFADVPNAILRRKQARQAARSVLPNATETRLVVTGNLRSWRHFIAMRATEHADVEMRQLAIECLRQLTAMAPTVFGDFDISTLPDGTEVATSPFVLEG; encoded by the coding sequence GTGCCCCGAACCGTTCCGCTGAGCGTCCAACTGATCTCGAAGACGGACTTCTTCGCGCCCGCCGGTGTGCCGTGGGAGACCGATGCAGACGGCGGCGAGGCGCTCGCGGAGTTCGCGGGCCGCGCCTGCTACGAGACGTGGGACAAGCCGAACCCGCGGACGGCCACCAACGCCGGCTACCTGCGGCACATCCTCGAGGTCGGCCACCTGTCGGTGTTCGAGCACGCGTCCGCCGGCTTCTACATCACCGGACTGTCGCGTTCGTGCACGCACGAGCTGATCCGGCACCGGCATTTCTCGTTCTCCCAGCTCTCGCAGCGATACGTGCCCGAGCACGACGCCAACGTGGTGCCCCCGCCCGCCATCCGGGACGACCCGGAGCTCGAGGCGATCTTCCTGCGTGCGACGGAGGCGAGCCGGGCGGCGTACGCGGAACTGCTCGACGCGCTGGAGGAGCGCTTCGCGGACGTCCCCAACGCCATCCTGCGGCGCAAGCAGGCGCGGCAGGCGGCGCGCTCGGTGCTGCCGAACGCCACCGAGACCAGGCTGGTGGTGACCGGCAACCTGCGGAGCTGGCGGCACTTCATCGCCATGCGCGCCACCGAGCACGCCGACGTGGAGATGCGCCAGCTGGCCATCGAATGCCTGCGGCAGCTCACCGCGATGGCGCCGACCGTCTTCGGTGATTTCGACATTTCCACACTGCCCGACGGCACGGAAGTCGCCACGAGCCCCTTCGTGCTCGAGGGGTGA
- a CDS encoding CinA family protein, with amino-acid sequence MTGDPAADPLVPGTVASGLVRALTGRGETVATAESLTAGLAAATIAGVPGASLVLRGGLIVYATELKERLAGVPWPVLDAHGPVSREAAAALAEGARDTCGADWGMGLTGVAGPAEQDGHPAGTVFLGLAGRGASNVVRLRLHGTRWQIRRAAVAEALAALLEAVTGPSPGTAGGPPAGTEGAADAL; translated from the coding sequence GTGACGGGCGATCCTGCCGCAGACCCGCTCGTGCCCGGCACTGTGGCGTCGGGGCTGGTGCGGGCGCTCACCGGGCGCGGTGAGACGGTGGCGACCGCGGAGTCGCTCACGGCGGGCCTGGCGGCGGCCACGATCGCGGGTGTCCCCGGCGCGAGCCTGGTCCTGCGCGGCGGGCTGATCGTGTATGCCACGGAGCTCAAGGAGCGGCTTGCGGGGGTGCCGTGGCCGGTGCTGGACGCGCATGGACCGGTCTCGCGTGAGGCCGCGGCGGCCCTGGCGGAGGGGGCGAGGGACACGTGCGGCGCGGATTGGGGGATGGGCCTCACCGGGGTGGCGGGTCCGGCGGAGCAGGACGGACACCCGGCGGGCACCGTGTTCCTGGGCCTCGCCGGCCGGGGGGCGAGTAACGTGGTGCGCCTCCGGCTGCACGGCACGCGGTGGCAGATCCGGCGGGCGGCGGTCGCCGAGGCGCTGGCGGCGTTGCTCGAGGCGGTGACGGGCCCGTCCCCCGGAACCGCCGGCGGACCGCCGGCGGGAACGGAAGGCGCGGCGGATGCGTTGTAG
- a CDS encoding PspA/IM30 family protein translates to MANPFVKGWKYLMALFNAKIDENADPKVQIQQAIEDAQRQHQALSQQAANVIGNQRQLEMKLNRQLEQVEKLQGNARQALAMADQARGAGDEAKATEYENAAESFAAQLVSSEQNVEDLKSLHDNALGAAANAKKAVEQNAMRLQEKVAERTKLLSQLEQAKMQEQVSDSMRSMTELSAPGNTPSLDEVRDKIERRYATALGSTELAKGSVQGRMEEVKQASVQMAGHSRLQEIRASMQGEIGQGKTGDKTGS, encoded by the coding sequence ATGGCCAACCCATTCGTCAAGGGCTGGAAGTATTTGATGGCGTTGTTCAACGCCAAGATCGACGAGAACGCCGACCCCAAGGTGCAGATCCAGCAGGCAATCGAGGATGCGCAGCGTCAGCACCAGGCGTTGTCGCAGCAGGCCGCCAATGTGATCGGCAACCAGCGCCAGCTGGAGATGAAGCTCAACCGCCAGCTGGAGCAGGTGGAAAAGCTGCAGGGCAATGCCCGCCAGGCGCTGGCGATGGCGGACCAGGCCCGCGGTGCGGGGGACGAGGCGAAGGCCACCGAGTACGAGAACGCCGCCGAGTCGTTCGCGGCGCAGCTCGTCTCGAGCGAGCAGAACGTGGAGGACCTCAAGTCGCTGCATGACAATGCGCTCGGCGCGGCGGCCAACGCGAAGAAGGCCGTGGAGCAGAACGCGATGCGCCTGCAGGAGAAGGTGGCCGAGCGCACCAAGCTGCTCAGCCAGCTCGAGCAGGCGAAGATGCAGGAGCAGGTCAGCGATTCCATGCGCTCGATGACCGAACTCTCCGCGCCCGGGAACACCCCGTCGCTCGATGAGGTGCGCGACAAGATCGAACGCCGCTACGCGACCGCCCTCGGCTCCACCGAGCTCGCCAAGGGTTCGGTGCAGGGCCGGATGGAGGAGGTCAAGCAGGCTTCGGTGCAGATGGCCGGCCACAGCCGCCTGCAGGAGATCCGCGCATCGATGCAGGGGGAGATCGGCCAGGGCAAGACCGGGGACAAGACGGGTTCGTAG
- the pgsA gene encoding CDP-diacylglycerol--glycerol-3-phosphate 3-phosphatidyltransferase → MTADDAAQPRPPAPRPGGVSVPAGARPDVPVVNLANILTVLRILLVPVFLVVLFLGDGHDTAARIGAAAVFAIAALTDRIDGEVARRRGLITDFGKIADPIADKALIGAALVGLSALGDISWWITGLIAVRELGVTLLRFIVIRHGVIPASRGGKLKTLVQVAAIFLYLLPLPAAAEPYLLALIWIAVALTLATGIDYVVQAVRLRRGGRAAHAGSGGAGAAERPAGDPGTAGAAAAAPGEGHEDEDVAAS, encoded by the coding sequence ATGACGGCCGACGACGCGGCGCAGCCCCGGCCCCCGGCGCCGCGTCCGGGCGGCGTGTCGGTCCCGGCCGGCGCACGCCCGGACGTGCCCGTGGTCAACCTCGCCAACATCCTGACCGTTCTGCGCATCCTGCTGGTGCCGGTGTTCCTCGTCGTGCTGTTCCTGGGCGACGGGCATGACACCGCCGCGCGGATCGGTGCGGCCGCGGTGTTCGCGATCGCCGCGCTCACCGACCGTATCGACGGCGAGGTGGCACGGCGGCGCGGGCTGATCACGGATTTCGGCAAGATCGCGGACCCGATCGCGGACAAGGCCCTCATCGGTGCAGCCCTGGTGGGGCTGTCGGCGCTCGGAGACATCAGCTGGTGGATCACCGGGCTCATCGCGGTACGCGAGCTCGGGGTGACCCTGCTGCGGTTCATCGTCATCCGGCACGGGGTGATTCCGGCCAGCCGCGGCGGCAAGCTCAAGACGCTCGTGCAGGTGGCCGCGATCTTCCTCTACCTGCTTCCGCTCCCCGCGGCAGCGGAACCGTACCTGCTGGCGCTCATCTGGATTGCGGTGGCGCTGACGCTGGCGACGGGCATCGACTACGTGGTGCAGGCCGTCCGGCTGCGTCGCGGCGGGCGGGCGGCGCATGCCGGATCGGGCGGCGCCGGCGCTGCAGAACGACCAGCGGGGGACCCCGGGACGGCGGGCGCCGCCGCCGCGGCTCCCGGCGAGGGGCACGAGGACGAGGACGTGGCAGCGTCGTGA
- a CDS encoding M16 family metallopeptidase produces the protein MRVVTERLPGVRSAAVGLWVGVGSRDEGPDEAGAAHFLEHLLFKRTPTRTAQSVAVEMDAVGGELNAFTTKEYTCFYAHVLDEDAALAIDVVADVALRGACAPADVDLEREVVLEEIAMREDDPEDLVGDLLVEAVLGGHPLARPVIGSAGSIESMTAERIRAFHRGRYRPQSMVLAVAGSIDHDDVVRRALAATGGDAAEAAAPAPIRSGRAAVADGGRLVVHPHDGEQVHLAIGIPTFGRSEAELRWPLAVLNHAVGGGLSSRLFQEIRESRGLAYSVYSGIETYADAGVFSVYAGCRPDNLAEVAVQVHRILESVGRDGLSEDECARSRGALRGGMVLGLEDSGARMNRLGAAELARGQHTPLSESLDRIAAVTREDVRSVARDLLGRPRSAVVVGPFADAAELPAALTDVLGTAPAP, from the coding sequence ATGCGCGTGGTCACCGAGCGGTTGCCCGGCGTCCGCTCCGCGGCGGTGGGACTGTGGGTGGGGGTCGGCTCGCGCGACGAAGGGCCGGACGAGGCGGGCGCGGCCCACTTCCTCGAGCACCTGTTGTTCAAGCGGACGCCGACGCGCACCGCGCAGTCGGTCGCGGTGGAGATGGACGCCGTCGGCGGAGAGCTCAACGCGTTCACCACCAAGGAGTACACCTGCTTTTACGCCCACGTGCTGGACGAGGACGCCGCGCTGGCGATCGACGTCGTCGCCGACGTCGCGCTGCGCGGCGCCTGCGCCCCGGCGGACGTCGACCTCGAGCGCGAGGTGGTGCTCGAGGAGATCGCGATGCGCGAGGACGATCCGGAGGACCTCGTCGGCGACCTGCTCGTGGAGGCTGTCCTGGGCGGGCACCCGCTGGCCCGGCCGGTCATCGGCTCGGCCGGATCGATCGAATCGATGACCGCGGAGCGGATCCGCGCCTTCCACCGCGGGCGGTACCGGCCGCAGTCGATGGTGCTGGCCGTCGCCGGGAGTATCGACCACGACGACGTCGTCCGCCGCGCTCTGGCGGCCACCGGCGGGGACGCGGCGGAGGCTGCGGCCCCGGCGCCGATCCGGTCGGGTCGCGCCGCGGTGGCGGACGGCGGAAGACTCGTCGTCCATCCGCACGACGGCGAGCAGGTGCACCTGGCCATCGGCATCCCCACCTTCGGCCGCAGCGAGGCGGAGCTGCGGTGGCCGCTCGCCGTGCTCAACCACGCCGTCGGCGGCGGGCTGAGTTCGCGGCTCTTCCAGGAGATCCGGGAGTCCCGCGGCCTGGCGTATTCGGTGTATTCGGGCATCGAGACCTATGCGGACGCCGGGGTGTTCTCGGTGTACGCCGGGTGCCGGCCGGACAACCTCGCCGAGGTCGCGGTGCAGGTGCACCGGATCCTCGAATCCGTCGGCCGCGACGGGCTCAGCGAGGACGAGTGCGCGCGCAGCCGCGGCGCCCTGCGCGGCGGCATGGTGCTGGGGCTGGAGGATTCCGGCGCGCGGATGAACCGGCTCGGAGCGGCCGAGCTGGCCCGCGGTCAGCACACCCCGCTGTCGGAGAGCCTCGACAGGATCGCGGCCGTCACCCGCGAGGACGTGCGGTCCGTCGCCCGGGATCTGCTGGGCCGGCCGCGCAGCGCGGTGGTGGTGGGCCCGTTCGCCGATGCGGCGGAACTGCCCGCCGCGCTGACCGACGTGCTCGGGACGGCGCCGGCGCCATGA
- a CDS encoding amino-acid N-acetyltransferase — translation MTTSRQFRRDAGAPPAAGGSAATAAQAGRLHVRRAGTADVPGIKRLVDYYAGRILLEKNLVTLYESVQEFWVVEHDGALVGCGALHAMWSDLGEVRTVAVDPAVTGMGAGHLLMVRLLDTARELGLTKVFVLTFEVDFFRRHGFEVIEGTPVTAEVYEEMCRSYDTGVAEFLDLSFVKPNTLGNTRMLATLS, via the coding sequence ATGACCACCAGTCGGCAGTTCCGCCGCGACGCCGGTGCACCCCCCGCCGCCGGGGGGTCCGCCGCGACGGCCGCGCAGGCCGGACGCCTGCATGTACGGCGCGCGGGCACGGCGGACGTCCCCGGCATCAAGCGGCTGGTCGACTACTACGCGGGCCGCATCCTGCTGGAGAAGAATCTCGTCACGCTGTACGAAAGCGTCCAGGAGTTCTGGGTGGTCGAGCACGACGGGGCCCTGGTGGGCTGCGGCGCGTTGCACGCGATGTGGTCGGACCTGGGCGAGGTGCGCACCGTGGCCGTCGACCCCGCGGTCACGGGCATGGGCGCGGGCCACCTGCTGATGGTGCGGCTGCTCGACACAGCGCGGGAACTGGGCCTGACCAAGGTCTTCGTCCTCACCTTCGAGGTCGACTTCTTCCGTCGCCACGGCTTCGAAGTGATCGAGGGGACCCCGGTGACGGCCGAGGTCTACGAGGAGATGTGCCGCTCCTACGACACGGGCGTCGCCGAGTTCCTCGATCTGAGCTTCGTCAAACCGAACACCCTCGGCAACACCCGCATGCTGGCCACCCTGTCCTGA
- a CDS encoding helix-turn-helix domain-containing protein → MTLLLREAIGDSLRRRRTTQSRTLREVSTSAQVSLGYLSEVERGRKEASSELLAAICKALDVPISDVLFEVSVSMSGDAPVPVTADAAADAVGAAAPRMVIPQGKIDVPVFAA, encoded by the coding sequence ATGACACTGCTGTTGCGTGAGGCCATCGGCGACAGTCTGCGCCGTCGGCGTACGACTCAAAGCCGCACACTGCGCGAGGTCTCCACGTCCGCGCAGGTCAGCCTGGGCTACCTTTCCGAGGTCGAGCGAGGCCGCAAGGAGGCTTCGAGCGAGCTGCTCGCCGCCATCTGCAAAGCGCTCGACGTGCCGATCTCCGATGTGCTGTTCGAGGTGAGCGTGTCGATGTCCGGCGACGCGCCGGTCCCGGTGACCGCCGACGCGGCCGCGGACGCCGTCGGCGCAGCGGCGCCGAGGATGGTCATCCCGCAGGGCAAGATCGACGTGCCGGTGTTCGCGGCGTAG
- the dapB gene encoding 4-hydroxy-tetrahydrodipicolinate reductase — MAIRVGVVGSDGRVGQAICHAVDKTDDLELVARIDKDDALEALVDAGAEVIVDFTHPDVVMGTLEFAVAHGIHAVVGTTGFDEERLERVRGWLADAPQVSVLIAPNFAIGAVLSMLFAQRAARFYDSVEVIELHHPHKADAPSGTADRTARLVAESRRAAGLPARSPDATSQEREGARGADVDGVRVHSVRLAGLVAHQEVLLGTEGETLTIRHDSIDRGSFAPGVLLGVRRAQSRPGLTVGLENLLDL, encoded by the coding sequence GTGGCAATTCGCGTCGGCGTAGTGGGCTCGGACGGACGGGTGGGTCAGGCGATCTGCCACGCCGTCGACAAGACGGACGACCTGGAGCTCGTGGCGCGCATCGACAAGGACGACGCGCTCGAGGCGCTGGTGGACGCCGGCGCCGAGGTCATCGTGGACTTCACCCATCCGGACGTGGTGATGGGCACCCTCGAGTTCGCGGTGGCCCACGGCATCCATGCGGTGGTGGGCACCACCGGCTTCGACGAGGAGCGCCTGGAGCGGGTTCGCGGATGGCTGGCGGACGCGCCGCAGGTGAGCGTGCTCATCGCCCCCAACTTCGCCATCGGTGCGGTGCTGTCGATGCTCTTCGCGCAGCGGGCGGCGCGGTTCTACGATTCGGTCGAGGTCATCGAGCTGCATCACCCGCACAAGGCCGACGCCCCCTCCGGCACCGCGGACCGCACGGCGCGGCTGGTGGCGGAGTCCCGTCGCGCGGCGGGACTGCCCGCGCGGTCGCCCGACGCGACGAGTCAAGAGCGCGAGGGCGCGCGCGGCGCGGACGTCGACGGGGTGCGGGTGCACTCGGTGCGCCTGGCGGGCCTGGTGGCGCACCAGGAGGTGCTCCTGGGCACAGAGGGCGAGACGCTGACCATCCGGCACGACTCGATCGACCGCGGATCGTTCGCCCCCGGCGTGCTGCTGGGCGTGCGGCGGGCGCAGTCGCGTCCGGGGCTCACCGTGGGCCTCGAGAACCTGCTGGACCTGTGA
- a CDS encoding SRPBCC family protein yields MAVTGHSEIEIAATPAEVMNAIADVEALPTWSSSHKSVTVEERYDDGRPKRVRSTMNVMGINDEQVAEYSWNGDVSVSWSLVESSQQKSQEGKYVLEAAGGGTKAVFDLAVETKIAIPGFIVKKAQKSGVETATKGLKKFVEKG; encoded by the coding sequence ATGGCAGTCACGGGCCACTCCGAGATCGAGATCGCCGCCACACCGGCCGAGGTGATGAACGCCATCGCCGACGTCGAGGCACTGCCCACGTGGTCGTCGTCGCACAAATCGGTCACCGTCGAGGAGCGCTACGACGACGGCCGGCCCAAGCGCGTGCGCAGCACCATGAACGTGATGGGCATCAACGACGAGCAGGTGGCCGAGTACTCTTGGAACGGCGACGTATCCGTCTCCTGGTCGCTGGTCGAGAGTTCTCAGCAGAAGTCCCAGGAGGGCAAGTACGTCCTCGAGGCCGCCGGCGGGGGCACGAAGGCCGTCTTCGACCTCGCGGTGGAGACCAAGATCGCGATCCCCGGGTTCATCGTGAAGAAGGCGCAGAAATCCGGCGTGGAGACCGCCACCAAGGGCCTCAAGAAGTTCGTCGAGAAGGGCTGA
- a CDS encoding TerC family protein has translation MDVSMLVWGITIIAVIGVFVFDFYSHVRTPHAPSLRESATWSLVYIAAACVFGLVVWWVWGGTYGGEFFAGYVTEKALSVDNLFVFVIIFAKFAVPRELQQKALLLGIAIALVLRGVFIVLGAAAINAYAWVFYIFGAILLYTALKLMRESLAGEEAEDDGDADGGRVMRMVRKVLPTTTEFHGDRLVTKVDGHRMATPLLGALVVIGVTDVLFALDSIPAIFGLTQEPYLVFTANALALMGLRQLFFLLGGLLDRLVYLSHGLSVILAFIAVKLILHALHENTLPFINGGEPVHVPEISTGLSLGVIAATLLVATVASLLKSRRGGGQDQAAAGAASADPAPGTGSDAVDGPTATNSSGKAAPDPDGDGTGR, from the coding sequence GTGGACGTTTCCATGCTCGTCTGGGGTATCACGATCATCGCCGTCATCGGCGTGTTCGTGTTCGATTTCTACTCGCATGTCCGCACCCCGCACGCACCGAGCCTGCGTGAATCTGCGACCTGGTCCCTGGTCTACATCGCAGCGGCCTGCGTGTTCGGTCTCGTGGTCTGGTGGGTGTGGGGCGGAACCTACGGCGGGGAGTTCTTCGCCGGCTATGTGACGGAGAAGGCGTTGTCGGTGGACAACCTCTTCGTGTTCGTCATCATCTTCGCCAAGTTCGCCGTGCCGCGTGAGCTCCAGCAGAAGGCTCTTCTGCTGGGCATCGCCATCGCGCTGGTCCTGCGCGGGGTGTTCATCGTGCTCGGCGCGGCCGCGATCAACGCCTACGCCTGGGTGTTCTACATCTTCGGCGCAATCCTGCTCTACACGGCGCTCAAGCTCATGCGCGAGTCGCTCGCCGGCGAAGAGGCCGAGGACGACGGCGACGCGGACGGCGGCCGCGTGATGCGGATGGTCCGCAAGGTGCTGCCCACCACCACCGAATTCCACGGCGATCGCCTGGTGACCAAGGTGGACGGGCACCGGATGGCGACGCCGCTGCTGGGGGCGCTGGTCGTCATCGGTGTGACCGACGTGCTGTTCGCTCTGGACTCGATTCCCGCGATCTTCGGGCTCACCCAGGAGCCCTACCTGGTGTTCACCGCGAACGCGCTGGCCTTGATGGGTCTGCGGCAGTTGTTCTTCCTGCTCGGCGGCCTGCTCGACCGGTTGGTGTACCTCTCGCACGGTCTGTCGGTGATCCTGGCGTTCATCGCCGTCAAGCTGATCCTGCACGCGCTGCACGAGAACACGCTTCCGTTCATCAACGGCGGCGAGCCGGTGCACGTGCCGGAGATCTCCACCGGACTCTCGCTCGGGGTGATCGCGGCGACGCTGCTCGTCGCCACCGTGGCGAGCCTGCTCAAGTCGCGTCGCGGTGGTGGGCAGGACCAGGCCGCCGCCGGGGCGGCCTCCGCGGACCCGGCGCCGGGAACCGGATCCGACGCCGTCGACGGGCCGACCGCTACGAACAGTTCCGGCAAGGCCGCGCCGGACCCGGACGGCGACGGCACCGGGCGTTGA
- a CDS encoding flavodoxin family protein, whose product MSSTLLVVHHTPSPFMQAMFEAVISGATDPEIEGVEVVRRAALAVTPSDMLAADGYLLGTPANLGYISGALKHAFDTCYYPCLDSTRGRPYGLYVHGNEGTEGAESAVDRITAGMGWTKAAGYVVCSAKPGKDDLDACWELGATVAAQLMDG is encoded by the coding sequence ATGAGCTCGACGCTGCTGGTGGTGCACCACACCCCGTCCCCGTTCATGCAGGCGATGTTCGAGGCGGTGATCAGCGGCGCCACCGACCCGGAGATCGAGGGGGTCGAGGTGGTGCGGCGGGCCGCGCTGGCCGTGACCCCCTCCGACATGCTCGCCGCCGACGGCTACCTGCTGGGGACGCCCGCGAACCTCGGCTACATCAGCGGCGCTCTCAAGCATGCCTTCGACACCTGCTACTACCCGTGCCTGGACTCCACGCGCGGGCGGCCGTACGGGCTGTACGTGCACGGCAACGAGGGAACCGAGGGCGCCGAGTCCGCGGTGGACCGCATCACCGCAGGCATGGGCTGGACCAAGGCGGCCGGGTACGTGGTGTGCTCGGCGAAGCCCGGCAAGGACGATCTCGACGCCTGCTGGGAACTGGGCGCCACCGTCGCCGCGCAGCTCATGGACGGGTAG